The following DNA comes from Melospiza georgiana isolate bMelGeo1 chromosome 10, bMelGeo1.pri, whole genome shotgun sequence.
ccccttaagCAAGCTTTAACACCTgccaaaaaaataaaggttCCCTGCAGAGTCACAGTAGAGCAATCACATATGAGTAAGAGTAAACAAAGAGGAGTAACTCCTAATACAATCTGTCTAGACCATCGTTGCATCACCTTAATGTAACATACAGTTTTATTAAAAACTGCTCAAATCAGCTGGACTTAACCATGAACTATCATCTCTACTATCGTTGACATGAtgcagggaaaatatttttcaggaaaaaacttATAATAGCCATTGCTCATGAATGCCACTAATGGACTCTTCCTCATTTCTTCTTGCAACCTCAGTCACCTATTTGTGTAACACATTATTAAGCAGCAGCAATTGTGAATTATTAAAATGTCACCAAATGAGCACAAAATACCTCAGGAAGTGTTTCatgattctttaaaaatacaatatttggTTTATTTACAGTTAACAACCTGTTGCTCTGCTGTCTATTACGAATACATGTGCTACTCCATCTGTAAAATATTTGTGATGTAGCAAGGAAATGCTCTGAAAACATAATACCCCATCCACATCCTTTGTGGTATACTGTACATTTACATGACTTTGTTACAAAAAGAAAGCTGGGGAAATGGAGTGGTTTTCCTGCCACAGCACAGTAAGCTCTCTTCAAGACACTGCTACTGTAGGAAGTAACTTCAGATCACCCCTAGCAAACATTAACCTTAAGAAAGTATTTTACTTACAAGGTAACATAACTTCACTTACCTTTTTTCAGAGCAACAAAGTGCTCTGTGTAAAAGGCCCCATTTATGCACATCCTCAGACATGTGAGCTTCATGCATGTGGGGAAGTACAAAAGCGtaactgcagcagctccacagttTAGCAAAGTAAAATAATCTGCAAGAGACTTTTCTCCAGGCAAGCATACATCAAACATCAGTACATCAAATTACATCCTTCTGCAGAAAAAAGGGTTAAAAGAATTCCCTTACCTGCGTGGCCTAGTTCTGGGAGACATCATCTCGTTTCCAAGGATGTGGTACCTCCTGGCTTCGTGCAGCAGCTGATAGCACTCTGGGGAATTCTGAATCAGCTGGTCCACTTCCACAGTCTGAACAAAGTAGTTGGGGTGCAGCAGCGGGAGCCTGACGTGCGTCAGCAGCTCGTGGAGCACGGGCCGGCGCAGCTCCACGGCGCGGTACACCCAGCGCATGACGGCCTCGAACACCAGCTCCTCCTTGCTGATCACCAGCTCGTCGCTGCAGATGTAATCGATCAGCTCGTCCTTGCCCAGCTCCAGGAACTCCTCGTGCTGGGACACGTCCTCGAAGGTCTGCAGCGCGAAGTTGCGGCACTTGGTGAAGAGCGTTTTGAGCGAGTGCGTGTCGGCGAAGCGCTGGATGCCCAGGCAGTTGCAGGgatccagctgctcctccaggaaCTTGGCGCAGGCGTCGCGCAGGACGCTGATCTGGAACAGGCTCGACGTTTCGAACAGGTACTGCACGTTCTCCGTGGTGATCTTCACCTTGCCCGTGTACACGTACTGCAGGAAGCAGTCCATGGCTTCGGCGAAGATGCCGTTGATCTCCAccagcatctccctgctctccctgtggtCGTTGCAGAACATGGCTCTGAAGTAGCTGCTGCAGGCCGAGAGCACGGCGCGGTGGCACGGGAACTCGCGGCCCTCCACGCAGATGATGACGTCCGTGAACAGGCGGCTGTCGCGGAATTCATTGAAGATCTGGAGAATGCTTTCCGCGTGGGATGATCCCGAGGAGAAGTCGAAAAACTCAGGGCCTGACAAGGATTTTGGGTCCATTTCAAAGACTTTCCGCTTGGTTGCAGGGGAATCTCGTATCCCGCTCTCCTCTCTGTTCAGTCTGCGTCCCAATATTAGTACCATTGTTACATCAGTTGGCTATAGAGTCATTGAGAAAAACTTGCAGAGCTTCTCCTTCTCGGTGCAACGgtctgaaaaattaaaacaccTCAGTGTTCAGTCTGTGTGGTAGATAGGGAaaaggcgctgcggaagattaCGCGATGTCACAGAAAGCTAGGACTCTTTGTTCTTCTAAGATAAGAGATTACTTTAAGAATGTGGCTTCACTAACAGTAAAAATGTTGCCCTACTAACAGTAATGCCAGTAACTTTCTACTCTTTACCTAGTACTTTTCTATTCTTTACTAACTATAGATAAAGAAGACAAACCtccttttgacgtagagactCTTAAGACTATAAActccatgagaagaagtaataaacgccttttaaccatccaccacattggtgtctgcgtgtgtCACTGGCCCGAGCGGCCCTGGAGAGTGAGCCGTCGTGCTGATCCTCAGAACCAAGTtgcctgccttgatccagaaAGCAACAAGTCTGACACATTCTGAGCTGCATCACAGGTGTTAGACACGATACTTGTTTGCTCACTCTAAGAACTGGTGACCTTTCTtggaggtggcacagggcaAATTAGTGTGCACCttgcccagggcagtgcagcactgccaggtgtTAAATGCAGAGCATACCCAGGAAAGAGCTGGCTGGGACATGCTGGGTAATTTCTGACTGTCCCAGAATGGCTGGTACTGCATTGCTGTGCAAGATAAAAAATCTCAAGatctcagctccagcagatCACCGGGCTAACAGAAGCCAAAAATGTCCTGAATAATGATCAACAGCTTCAActtttccccttcccagtgTGATCCTCATTTCAGCTGGAGCCTCCAAAGTACTAATATAACAGCACTAGCCAAAAAGGGGATGGGGGGGGAagactgaaattttaaaaacaaaaatttaattgAGTAACCACTCATTTTCATTATAAAGTCTATCATAATGAAGTCTTATAACACTAGAGCTAAATAATAACCTCTGATCTCGACAAGTAACCTTGACCATAAGTTTTTACTTGCTCACTCCTAACATCTAAAAATTAGTTCACTGATAATCTATGACTTGATCAAAAATTATTGTAAACTGCTGGCACACAAAACAGAATGAAAGATGAACTACATTTTTTGTGTAAAATTACTGGAAACATGAACAAAGGGCAACTTGCTGAGTACAGCAAAATTTTGTGTTTCCAAAGCACTACTGGCAAAGAATTATCAGCACAAGTTTTTCCTTGAACACCTTCCAGTTTCAAGTACAAGTGCAAAGGTTCCTCCCAGCATGCAAACACACACTCACATTATCAGAGCACTGAAGTTGCAGAAATCAAACACTCAAACGTTAGCATGTGCCAATATTAAAGTGTGTATGTGAAGAAAATGCAGCTGACTTTGCAAACAATGCAC
Coding sequences within:
- the KLHL24 gene encoding kelch-like protein 24; the protein is MVLILGRRLNREESGIRDSPATKRKVFEMDPKSLSGPEFFDFSSGSSHAESILQIFNEFRDSRLFTDVIICVEGREFPCHRAVLSACSSYFRAMFCNDHRESREMLVEINGIFAEAMDCFLQYVYTGKVKITTENVQYLFETSSLFQISVLRDACAKFLEEQLDPCNCLGIQRFADTHSLKTLFTKCRNFALQTFEDVSQHEEFLELGKDELIDYICSDELVISKEELVFEAVMRWVYRAVELRRPVLHELLTHVRLPLLHPNYFVQTVEVDQLIQNSPECYQLLHEARRYHILGNEMMSPRTRPRRSTGYSEVIVVVGGCERVGGFNLPYTECYDPVTGEWKSLAKLPEFTKSEYAVCALRNDILVSGGRINSRDVWIYNSQLNIWIRVASLNKGRWRHKMAVLLGKVYVVGGYDGQNRLSSVECYDSFSNRWTEVAPLKEAVSSPAVTSCVGKLFVIGGGPDDNTCSDKVQSYDPDTNSWLLRATIPIAKRCITAVSLNNLIYVAGGLTKAIYCYDPIEDYWMHVQNTFSRQENCGMSVCNGKIYILGGRRENGEATDTILCYDPATGIITGVAAMPRPVSYHGCVTIHRYNEKGFKL